A window from Streptomyces sp. NBC_00335 encodes these proteins:
- a CDS encoding NADP-dependent oxidoreductase, giving the protein MKAITYTAYGTSDILTLTEVPEPKVGPGEVIVRVKAAGVNPVDWKLASGYLDSILEVRYPVIPGWDVAGVVEAVGEDTFDYAVGDEVYGYVRKEWVELGTYAELVTAPVRTLARKPRELTFEQAAGIPLAGLTAYQSLTRVGLKAGETVLIHSAAGGTGSLGVQIAVALGARVIGTAGAHNHDYLRSLGAEPVLYGEGFADRVRELAPEGVDAALDFFGDDVVPALQSLVKERHRVVSIADSTAAAQGAHQLWVRPDTADLTFLAELADEGRLTVNVEHALPLAEAAKAWELSATGRTRGKIVLTV; this is encoded by the coding sequence ATGAAGGCAATCACATACACCGCATACGGAACGTCTGACATCCTCACTCTCACCGAGGTTCCGGAGCCCAAGGTCGGTCCCGGTGAGGTCATCGTCCGCGTCAAGGCCGCCGGCGTGAACCCGGTCGACTGGAAGCTCGCCTCCGGATACCTCGACTCGATCCTCGAAGTCCGCTACCCGGTCATACCCGGCTGGGACGTCGCGGGCGTCGTCGAGGCGGTCGGCGAGGACACCTTCGACTACGCCGTCGGCGACGAGGTGTACGGCTACGTCCGCAAGGAGTGGGTGGAGCTGGGCACTTACGCCGAGCTGGTCACCGCCCCCGTCCGCACCCTCGCCCGCAAGCCGCGCGAGCTGACCTTCGAGCAGGCCGCCGGGATCCCGCTGGCCGGGCTCACCGCTTACCAGTCCCTGACCCGTGTGGGACTCAAGGCCGGTGAGACCGTGCTCATCCACTCCGCCGCCGGCGGCACCGGCTCCCTCGGCGTGCAGATCGCCGTCGCCCTCGGCGCACGCGTCATCGGCACGGCCGGCGCGCACAACCACGACTACCTGCGCTCGCTGGGAGCCGAACCGGTCCTGTACGGCGAGGGCTTCGCCGACCGGGTCCGCGAGCTGGCGCCCGAAGGGGTGGACGCCGCCCTGGACTTCTTCGGCGACGACGTGGTCCCGGCGCTCCAGTCCCTGGTCAAGGAGCGGCACCGGGTGGTGTCCATCGCCGACTCCACCGCGGCCGCCCAGGGCGCGCACCAGCTGTGGGTCCGCCCGGACACCGCCGACCTGACCTTCCTGGCCGAGCTCGCGGACGAGGGCCGGCTCACGGTCAACGTGGAGCACGCGCTGCCGCTCGCCGAGGCGGCGAAGGCCTGGGAGCTGAGCGCCACGGGCCGCACCCGCGGCAAGATCGTCCTGACGGTCTGA
- a CDS encoding LLM class F420-dependent oxidoreductase produces MDLRIFTEPQQGASYDTLLSVAKATEDLGFDAFFRSDHYLRMGAADGLPGPTDAWITLAGLARETKRIRLGTLMTAGTFRLPGVLAIQVAQVDQMSGGRIELGLGAGWFEEEHKAYGIPFPAERLARLEEQLEIVTGLWATAPGATFDYTGVHYQVENSPALPKPAQDKIPVLIGGHGAKRTPRLAARYADEFNMPFASIADSQRQFGRVRAAAELAGRKPGDLVYSNALVVCVGKDDAEVARRAAAIGRDVADLKANGLAGSPAEVVDRIGAYEAVGSSRLYLQLLDLGDLDHLELISSRVQSQLG; encoded by the coding sequence ATGGATCTCCGTATCTTCACCGAGCCCCAGCAGGGCGCGAGCTACGACACCCTCCTGAGCGTCGCCAAGGCCACCGAAGACCTGGGCTTCGACGCCTTCTTCCGCTCGGACCACTACCTGCGCATGGGTGCGGCCGACGGTCTGCCCGGGCCCACCGACGCCTGGATCACCCTGGCGGGCCTGGCCCGCGAGACCAAGCGGATCCGGCTGGGCACGCTGATGACGGCCGGCACCTTCCGGCTCCCCGGCGTGCTCGCCATCCAGGTCGCGCAGGTCGACCAGATGTCGGGCGGTCGGATCGAACTCGGCCTGGGTGCGGGCTGGTTCGAGGAGGAGCACAAGGCGTACGGCATCCCCTTCCCGGCCGAGCGCCTCGCCCGGCTGGAGGAGCAGCTGGAGATCGTCACCGGGCTGTGGGCCACCGCGCCCGGCGCCACCTTCGACTACACGGGCGTCCACTACCAGGTGGAGAACTCCCCGGCGCTGCCCAAGCCGGCCCAGGACAAGATCCCGGTCCTGATCGGCGGCCACGGCGCGAAGCGCACCCCGCGCCTCGCCGCCCGGTACGCGGACGAGTTCAACATGCCCTTCGCCTCGATCGCGGACAGCCAGCGGCAGTTCGGCCGGGTCCGCGCGGCCGCCGAGCTCGCCGGCCGCAAGCCCGGCGACCTCGTCTACTCCAACGCCCTCGTCGTGTGCGTGGGCAAGGACGACGCCGAGGTGGCCCGGCGGGCCGCAGCCATCGGCCGCGACGTGGCGGATCTCAAGGCCAACGGCCTGGCCGGTTCCCCGGCCGAGGTCGTGGACCGGATCGGAGCCTACGAGGCGGTCGGCTCCTCCCGCCTCTACCTCCAACTGCTCGACCTCGGCGATCTGGACCACCTGGAGCTGATCTCCTCCCGGGTCCAGTCCCAGCTCGGCTGA
- a CDS encoding ATP-binding protein, translating into MRLSAYGAHRGARFALGPVTLFAGPSGSGKSQVLEAYGALAALGAGATLEEVFPDPRARIPDRAVPDAERRRGFRIGCTVDGPAGPVRLDLAVQAEPTLRIVGERLSVGGQVLLATALRDPGRRSVQAAWLTGGATGVTRAPLPDDRLGTALLPLRVAGATEGQRQVLAAAEQVVVALRAVFPCDPRPERMREPVLPGEGRLLADCANLADVLRRTRLECGTRYGLLTGAARTACAGWVAGLDVRAPEGGPVTGLLDRGPDRPATELARLGAGELRFLALALVLLTGPGVLDVDPAAELPSARQALAVLADGFDRDLDGRQTAELLRLAVLACGRGQVRLAASAGEACAAAAREVAGVSVVDLGA; encoded by the coding sequence TTGCGGCTCTCCGCCTACGGGGCGCACCGCGGGGCACGGTTCGCTCTCGGGCCCGTCACCCTCTTCGCCGGGCCGAGCGGGAGCGGCAAGTCCCAGGTGCTGGAGGCCTACGGAGCGCTGGCCGCCCTGGGCGCCGGGGCCACCCTGGAGGAGGTGTTCCCCGACCCGCGGGCCCGGATCCCGGACCGGGCGGTGCCCGATGCCGAGCGGCGCCGGGGCTTCCGGATCGGCTGTACGGTCGACGGCCCCGCCGGGCCGGTCCGGCTCGACCTCGCCGTCCAGGCGGAGCCGACGCTGCGGATCGTCGGCGAGCGGCTCTCCGTGGGCGGGCAGGTCCTGCTCGCCACCGCACTCCGCGACCCCGGGCGACGGTCCGTACAGGCGGCCTGGCTGACCGGCGGAGCCACCGGGGTCACCCGGGCCCCGCTGCCCGACGACCGGCTCGGGACCGCGCTGCTCCCGCTGCGGGTGGCCGGGGCCACCGAGGGGCAGCGGCAGGTGCTGGCCGCCGCCGAGCAAGTGGTGGTCGCGCTGCGCGCGGTGTTCCCCTGTGACCCCCGCCCGGAGCGGATGCGGGAGCCGGTCCTGCCGGGGGAGGGGCGGCTGCTGGCCGACTGCGCCAACCTGGCCGATGTGCTGCGCCGGACCCGCCTGGAGTGCGGCACCCGGTACGGCCTGCTGACCGGGGCCGCCCGTACCGCCTGCGCGGGCTGGGTCGCCGGGCTGGACGTACGGGCTCCCGAGGGCGGCCCGGTCACCGGCCTGCTGGACCGCGGCCCGGACAGGCCCGCCACCGAACTGGCCCGGCTGGGCGCGGGCGAGCTGCGTTTCCTGGCCCTCGCGCTGGTGCTGCTGACCGGGCCGGGCGTCCTGGACGTGGATCCGGCGGCCGAACTGCCCTCCGCGCGGCAGGCACTGGCCGTGCTCGCGGACGGCTTCGACCGGGACCTGGACGGCCGGCAGACCGCCGAGCTGCTGCGGCTGGCCGTACTGGCGTGCGGGCGCGGGCAGGTCAGGCTGGCGGCCTCGGCGGGCGAGGCCTGCGCGGCGGCCGCCCGGGAGGTCGCGGGGGTCTCGGTGGTAGACCTGGGTGCATGA
- a CDS encoding cell division protein SepF, whose translation MSRYDVTDEQWEGLAQVVPLRSRNEWPSRVDHRTIPTVPGASAAEQRRFVVIRVQVFADAREVAEYLIAQIPVLLDLTGADGEVAKRILDFSSGVVFGLGSGMHRVDRNVFLLAPVGTEVEGIAAAAVPRS comes from the coding sequence GTGAGCAGGTACGACGTCACCGACGAACAGTGGGAGGGGCTCGCGCAGGTGGTTCCCCTGCGGAGCCGCAACGAGTGGCCCTCCCGGGTGGATCACCGCACGATCCCCACGGTTCCGGGGGCGTCCGCGGCGGAGCAGCGGCGCTTCGTGGTGATCCGGGTCCAGGTCTTCGCGGACGCGCGGGAGGTGGCGGAGTACCTGATCGCGCAGATCCCGGTGCTGCTGGACCTCACGGGCGCGGACGGCGAAGTCGCCAAGCGGATCCTGGACTTCAGCAGCGGCGTGGTCTTCGGGCTGGGCAGCGGGATGCACCGGGTCGACCGGAACGTCTTCCTGCTGGCGCCCGTCGGGACCGAGGTGGAGGGGATCGCGGCCGCGGCCGTCCCCCGATCGTAG
- a CDS encoding FAD-dependent oxidoreductase has translation MSEHVADVLVVGGGPAAAWAALKAASAGASVVLADKGYCGTSGATAAGGTGVWYVPPDPAAREAAMASREGLGGYLADRRWMSRVLDETYDRMNELADEGRYPFPTGPDGRPLRGGLQGPEYMRRMRIRIRRAGVRILDHSPVTELLTDADGAVAGAVGHRRQAGEPFRVRAGAVVLATGGCAFLSGALGTNTNTGDGALFAAEAGAELSGMEFSNSYGIAPEGTSVTKTAFYTFATFYQEDGEVLEGAASLGGRSAIARELLTGAKVYARLDRADATAQAAMRLAQPNFFLTFDRLGIDPFTERFSVTLLAEGTVRGTGGIRITGDDCATSVPGLYAAGDAATREEICGGFTGGGSHNAAWAMSSGSWAGAGAARYARSLGSGRAAFRPVTGAGGAGLRPTGGAGSAAGPGEARELVRLVQEQVLPYDKNYLRHGSVLGGALGSLDEVWAQLRGSVRGEGAGLVKVRQAAAMTAHARWMYASALARTESRGMARRLDHPGQDPAQHHRIVTGGLDRVWTRPAELVA, from the coding sequence GTGAGCGAGCACGTCGCCGACGTGCTCGTCGTCGGCGGGGGCCCCGCCGCCGCCTGGGCCGCCCTCAAGGCGGCCTCGGCCGGGGCCTCCGTGGTCCTCGCCGACAAGGGCTACTGCGGCACCAGCGGGGCGACGGCCGCCGGCGGCACCGGCGTCTGGTACGTCCCGCCGGATCCGGCGGCCCGCGAAGCGGCGATGGCGAGCCGCGAGGGACTCGGCGGGTACCTCGCCGACCGGCGGTGGATGTCCCGGGTCCTCGACGAGACGTACGACCGGATGAACGAGCTGGCGGACGAGGGGCGCTACCCCTTCCCGACCGGCCCCGACGGCCGGCCGCTGCGGGGCGGCCTCCAGGGGCCCGAGTACATGCGGCGGATGCGCATCCGGATCCGCCGCGCCGGGGTCCGGATCCTCGACCACAGCCCCGTCACCGAGCTGCTGACCGACGCGGACGGCGCCGTCGCGGGCGCCGTCGGCCACCGCCGCCAGGCCGGCGAACCCTTCCGGGTCCGGGCGGGCGCCGTCGTCCTGGCCACCGGGGGCTGCGCCTTCCTCAGCGGCGCGCTCGGCACCAACACCAACACCGGGGACGGCGCGCTGTTCGCCGCCGAGGCCGGGGCCGAACTGTCCGGCATGGAGTTCTCCAACTCCTACGGGATCGCCCCCGAGGGCACCTCCGTCACCAAGACGGCCTTCTACACCTTCGCCACCTTCTACCAGGAGGACGGCGAGGTCCTGGAGGGCGCCGCCAGCCTCGGCGGCCGCTCCGCCATCGCCCGCGAACTCCTCACCGGAGCCAAGGTCTACGCCCGCCTCGACCGGGCCGACGCCACCGCTCAGGCCGCGATGCGGCTCGCGCAGCCGAACTTCTTCCTCACCTTCGACCGGCTCGGCATCGACCCCTTCACCGAACGCTTCTCCGTCACCCTGCTGGCCGAGGGCACCGTCCGCGGCACCGGCGGGATCCGGATCACCGGGGACGACTGCGCCACCTCGGTCCCCGGGCTGTACGCCGCCGGGGACGCGGCCACCCGTGAGGAGATCTGCGGGGGCTTCACCGGAGGCGGCAGCCACAACGCCGCCTGGGCGATGTCCTCGGGCAGCTGGGCCGGGGCCGGCGCGGCCCGGTACGCCCGCTCGCTGGGCTCGGGCCGGGCCGCCTTCCGGCCGGTCACCGGGGCCGGCGGGGCGGGCCTGCGCCCGACCGGGGGCGCCGGGTCCGCGGCCGGGCCCGGCGAGGCGCGGGAACTCGTACGCCTCGTCCAGGAGCAAGTGCTGCCGTACGACAAGAACTACCTGCGGCACGGCTCCGTCCTCGGGGGCGCCCTCGGCTCCCTTGACGAGGTATGGGCGCAGCTGCGCGGCTCCGTGCGCGGGGAGGGTGCCGGGCTCGTCAAGGTCCGCCAGGCGGCGGCCATGACGGCGCACGCCCGCTGGATGTACGCCTCCGCGCTGGCCCGTACGGAGAGCCGCGGGATGGCCCGCCGGCTCGACCACCCGGGGCAGGACCCGGCGCAGCACCACCGCATCGTGACGGGCGGGCTCGACCGGGTGTGGACGCGGCCGGCGGAGCTGGTCGCATGA
- a CDS encoding 4Fe-4S dicluster domain-containing protein, with protein sequence MIELVSAERCIACDKCVEVCPTDVFERGPQGIPLLARQEDCQTCFLCEANCPVDALFVSPLTRPVPEDPAVRDEAGLAGRGLLGSYRREIGWGEGRTPGALRAIGPSLGPAGGGGAAPPITS encoded by the coding sequence ATGATCGAACTGGTCTCGGCCGAGCGGTGCATCGCCTGCGACAAGTGCGTGGAGGTGTGCCCGACCGACGTCTTCGAGCGGGGACCGCAGGGGATCCCGCTGCTCGCCCGGCAGGAGGACTGCCAGACCTGCTTCCTCTGCGAGGCCAACTGCCCCGTGGACGCGCTGTTCGTGTCCCCGCTGACCCGTCCGGTCCCCGAGGACCCGGCCGTACGGGACGAGGCCGGGCTCGCCGGCCGGGGTCTGCTCGGCAGCTACCGGCGGGAGATCGGCTGGGGCGAGGGGCGGACACCGGGCGCCCTGCGGGCGATCGGCCCCTCGCTCGGCCCGGCGGGCGGCGGCGGTGCGGCGCCGCCGATCACCTCCTGA
- a CDS encoding DUF2470 domain-containing protein codes for MHLPLPLPTDAERIRSVLAAAHSMTVVTDGRRTEIRHLDGTDPLGRLHLHPADPNARSEHRPAIRLEFTDIAPTPVRDRVRARVTLVGRLLTPYTDGSAEGSGSTCVEFGRAVLETPDGARSYVGLEELDAAGPDPLAPYEAGMLTHLLDDHAELVTLLLRLVRPRPAADAGAGSAVLRALPLAMDRYGITLRLEERHGHHDVRIPFPSPLDDVEQSGAQIQALFSAARRSSHRNTLPA; via the coding sequence ATGCACCTGCCCCTGCCGCTGCCCACCGACGCCGAGCGGATCCGGTCCGTCCTGGCCGCCGCCCACTCCATGACCGTCGTCACCGACGGCCGGCGCACGGAGATCCGCCACCTCGACGGCACCGACCCCCTCGGCCGGCTGCACCTGCACCCCGCCGATCCGAACGCCCGCTCCGAGCACCGCCCCGCGATCCGGCTGGAGTTCACGGACATCGCGCCCACCCCCGTACGGGACCGCGTGCGCGCCCGGGTCACCCTCGTCGGGCGCCTGCTCACCCCTTATACGGACGGAAGCGCCGAAGGCTCCGGCTCCACCTGCGTGGAGTTCGGCCGGGCCGTCCTCGAAACCCCCGACGGCGCCCGCTCGTACGTCGGCCTCGAAGAGCTGGACGCGGCCGGCCCCGACCCGCTCGCCCCCTACGAGGCCGGGATGCTCACCCATCTCCTCGACGACCACGCCGAACTGGTCACCCTCCTGCTGCGCCTGGTCCGGCCGCGGCCGGCGGCGGACGCGGGGGCCGGGTCCGCCGTCCTGCGCGCGCTGCCCCTCGCCATGGACCGGTACGGGATCACCCTGCGGCTGGAGGAGCGGCACGGGCACCACGACGTACGGATCCCCTTCCCCTCCCCGCTGGACGACGTGGAGCAGTCCGGGGCGCAGATCCAGGCCCTGTTCAGCGCGGCCCGGCGCAGCTCGCACCGCAACACCCTGCCCGCCTGA
- a CDS encoding DUF6099 family protein, protein MDAVRLIAAGRHALAQSGAAWDIVGEAWQAQALAQGIGSWLAVTGPPELRSEARGLGEAGGRGCGVLDRAALRGEGYAPDLPPRAAQLTEVTDARQALLGLQALLGEVGIALVGVACGTDDEGLYWQCIESIDAADESSDRVRAILRRMAVRERGSASGVA, encoded by the coding sequence ATGGACGCGGTACGGCTCATCGCAGCCGGCCGGCACGCGCTGGCGCAGAGCGGGGCTGCTTGGGACATCGTGGGCGAGGCCTGGCAGGCGCAGGCCCTCGCGCAGGGGATAGGGAGCTGGCTGGCGGTCACCGGGCCGCCGGAGCTGAGATCGGAGGCACGGGGGCTGGGTGAAGCGGGGGGAAGAGGTTGCGGGGTGCTCGACCGGGCGGCTCTGCGCGGAGAGGGCTATGCGCCCGATCTCCCGCCCCGGGCGGCGCAGTTGACCGAGGTGACGGACGCCCGGCAGGCGTTGCTCGGGCTGCAGGCACTGCTCGGCGAAGTGGGCATAGCGCTGGTCGGGGTGGCCTGCGGGACGGACGACGAGGGTCTGTACTGGCAGTGCATAGAGTCGATAGACGCGGCCGACGAGTCGAGCGACCGGGTCCGGGCGATCCTGCGCCGGATGGCCGTGCGCGAGCGGGGATCCGCCTCCGGGGTGGCATGA
- the mmuM gene encoding homocysteine S-methyltransferase — protein sequence MPRASRPLAGALTGPGGRTVLLDGGLSNQLADQGCDLSGGLWTGRVLAERPEQVTAAHTAYVRAGAAVLITASYQVGYAAFARHGYGPERTTALLRRSVRLAEAAARAADRAVWVAASVGPYGAVLADGSEYRGRYGLSVRELADFHRPRIAALLAEGPDVLALETVPDATEAEALLTVLAETGARAWLSYTVEGGRTRAGQSLPEAFALAAGSPQVIAVGVNCCDPAEVLPALEAAATVTAKPLLAYPNDGSVWEPATATWRAPVTPAPWPTAAWRRTGARLIGGCCRIGPDRIAELAATLL from the coding sequence GTGCCCCGCGCCTCCCGCCCGCTCGCCGGGGCCCTGACCGGCCCCGGCGGGCGGACCGTGCTCCTGGACGGCGGGCTGAGCAACCAGCTCGCCGACCAGGGCTGCGACCTGTCCGGCGGACTGTGGACGGGCCGGGTCCTCGCCGAACGGCCGGAGCAGGTGACGGCCGCCCACACCGCCTACGTACGGGCCGGCGCCGCGGTGCTGATCACCGCGAGCTACCAGGTGGGGTACGCCGCCTTCGCCCGGCACGGGTACGGCCCCGAACGCACCACGGCCCTGCTGCGGCGCAGCGTCCGTCTGGCCGAGGCGGCGGCCCGGGCGGCGGACCGCGCGGTGTGGGTCGCCGCGTCCGTGGGCCCGTACGGGGCGGTGCTGGCGGACGGCTCCGAGTACCGGGGCCGGTACGGGCTGAGCGTGCGCGAGCTGGCCGACTTCCACCGGCCCCGGATCGCGGCGCTGCTGGCCGAGGGCCCCGACGTCCTCGCCCTGGAGACGGTTCCGGACGCCACCGAGGCCGAGGCCCTGCTCACCGTCCTCGCGGAGACCGGCGCCCGCGCCTGGCTGAGCTACACCGTCGAGGGCGGCCGGACCCGGGCCGGCCAGTCCCTGCCCGAGGCCTTCGCCCTCGCTGCCGGGTCCCCGCAGGTCATCGCCGTCGGCGTGAACTGCTGCGACCCGGCGGAGGTCCTGCCCGCCCTGGAAGCGGCCGCCACCGTCACCGCCAAACCCCTGCTCGCCTACCCCAACGACGGCTCGGTCTGGGAGCCCGCCACCGCCACTTGGCGGGCCCCGGTCACCCCCGCCCCCTGGCCCACGGCCGCCTGGCGCCGCACCGGCGCCCGCCTCATCGGCGGCTGCTGCCGCATCGGCCCCGACCGCATCGCGGAACTGGCGGCTACGCTCCTCTGA
- a CDS encoding nucleotide pyrophosphohydrolase, whose translation MSEEHGVTGGEEGAGERIDRLQRRLAEFAAARGWEPFHTPKNLAVALSVEAAELVEIFQWLTPEQSAKVMEKPDTAHRVADEVADVLAYLLQFCEVLGVDVLDALAAKIERNELRFPVPGTPGADRHSSE comes from the coding sequence ATGAGCGAAGAGCATGGAGTGACCGGGGGAGAAGAGGGGGCCGGTGAGCGGATCGACCGGCTCCAGCGGCGGCTCGCCGAGTTCGCGGCGGCGCGCGGGTGGGAACCCTTCCACACGCCCAAGAACCTGGCGGTGGCGCTGAGCGTGGAGGCGGCCGAACTGGTGGAGATCTTCCAGTGGCTGACGCCCGAACAGTCCGCCAAGGTCATGGAGAAACCGGACACCGCACACAGAGTGGCCGATGAGGTGGCGGACGTACTCGCCTACCTGCTGCAGTTCTGTGAGGTCCTCGGGGTCGATGTGCTGGATGCGCTCGCCGCGAAGATCGAGCGGAACGAGTTGCGGTTCCCCGTCCCGGGCACTCCCGGGGCAGACCGTCACTCTTCGGAGTGA
- a CDS encoding ABC transporter permease has translation MSTTVEAAVEAEPEAGAATAVRDLAPPDVRTPARPPVRVPAAPLALRVLRGLRAVALRSAAILALLALWEAAPRLGLVDATFLPPVSEVAKAWWELLGNGQLAEHSKASLARSFGGFGIAVAVAVPLGLLIGWYRPVAALLGPLLEVFRNTAALALLPVFVLLLGIGETSKVSIVVYACVWPILLNTISAVGNADPTLVKLARSMDLSTPKLFQKVILPASVPVIFTGIRLAGAVSILVLVAAEMIGAKAGLGYLINASQFNFAIPQMYAGIVTISAIGLAFNQVLVTIERRLSTWRVPS, from the coding sequence ATGAGCACCACGGTGGAAGCGGCGGTGGAGGCGGAGCCGGAGGCCGGGGCGGCGACAGCCGTACGGGACCTCGCGCCCCCGGACGTACGGACCCCCGCGCGGCCCCCCGTACGGGTGCCGGCCGCGCCCCTGGCGCTGCGCGTCCTGCGGGGGCTGCGGGCGGTGGCGCTGCGCTCGGCGGCGATCCTCGCGCTGCTGGCCCTGTGGGAGGCGGCGCCGCGGCTGGGGCTGGTCGACGCGACGTTCCTGCCGCCGGTGAGCGAGGTCGCCAAGGCCTGGTGGGAGCTGCTGGGCAACGGGCAGCTCGCCGAGCACAGCAAGGCCAGCCTGGCCCGCTCCTTCGGCGGATTCGGCATCGCGGTGGCCGTCGCGGTCCCCCTCGGCCTGCTGATCGGCTGGTACCGGCCGGTGGCGGCGCTGCTCGGGCCGCTGCTGGAGGTGTTCCGCAACACGGCGGCGCTCGCGCTGCTGCCGGTGTTCGTCCTGCTGCTGGGCATCGGCGAGACCTCGAAGGTCTCGATCGTCGTGTACGCCTGCGTCTGGCCGATCCTGCTGAACACCATCAGCGCCGTGGGCAACGCCGATCCGACGCTGGTGAAACTGGCCCGCTCCATGGACCTGTCCACGCCGAAGCTGTTCCAGAAGGTGATCCTGCCGGCGTCGGTGCCGGTCATCTTCACCGGCATCCGGCTGGCGGGGGCCGTCTCCATCCTGGTCCTGGTCGCCGCCGAGATGATCGGCGCGAAGGCGGGCCTCGGCTACCTGATCAACGCCTCCCAGTTCAACTTCGCGATCCCGCAGATGTACGCGGGCATCGTCACGATCTCCGCGATCGGCCTGGCCTTCAACCAGGTCCTCGTCACGATCGAACGCCGTCTGAGCACGTGGCGCGTCCCGTCCTGA
- a CDS encoding LLM class flavin-dependent oxidoreductase produces MTAPRTLHLNAFLMNAGHHDAAWRHPASSPERITDLRYFQELARTAERGRLDSIFFADGVALWGKARYNAVGGFEPLTLLSAIAAVTEHIGLIATVSTTFNEPFNTARKFASLDHISGGRAGWNIVTSGSVDEARNFNRDEHLEHNLRYDRAREFLDVATKLWDSWEDDAIVLDKENGIYADTDKLHPAAHRGEYFGVAGPLNVPRSPQGHPLLVQAGSSEDGKEFAAQYAEAVFTAQQTLADGQTFYKDLKSRLAKYGRTEDQLLVLPGIAPVIGSTEAEARALEQELTELQIPEYGLAQLSNMLGVDLSGLPLDGGLPDLPEERDINGNKSRFTLVAELARREGLTLRELIARLGAGRGHRVFAGTPEQIADQLEEWFTQGAADGFNIMAPVLPTGLTDFVDQVVPILQSRGLFRTEYTGRTLRENYGLARPANRYATAGATP; encoded by the coding sequence ATGACCGCACCGCGGACCCTCCACCTCAACGCCTTCCTCATGAACGCCGGGCACCACGACGCCGCCTGGCGCCACCCCGCCAGCAGCCCCGAGCGGATCACCGATCTGCGCTACTTCCAGGAACTGGCCCGCACCGCCGAGCGCGGACGGCTCGACTCGATCTTCTTCGCCGACGGGGTGGCCCTCTGGGGCAAGGCCCGCTACAACGCCGTCGGCGGCTTCGAGCCGCTCACCCTGCTCTCCGCGATCGCCGCCGTCACCGAGCACATCGGCCTGATCGCCACCGTCTCCACCACCTTCAACGAACCCTTCAACACCGCCCGGAAGTTCGCCTCCCTCGACCACATCAGCGGCGGCCGCGCCGGCTGGAACATCGTCACCTCCGGCAGCGTCGACGAGGCCCGCAACTTCAACCGGGACGAGCACCTGGAGCACAACCTCCGCTACGACCGGGCCCGCGAGTTCCTCGACGTGGCCACCAAGCTCTGGGACAGCTGGGAGGACGACGCGATCGTCCTCGACAAGGAGAACGGCATCTACGCCGACACCGACAAGCTCCACCCCGCCGCGCACCGCGGTGAGTACTTCGGCGTCGCCGGACCGCTCAACGTGCCCCGTTCCCCGCAGGGCCACCCGCTGCTCGTGCAGGCCGGATCCTCCGAGGACGGCAAGGAGTTCGCCGCCCAGTACGCCGAGGCCGTCTTCACCGCCCAGCAGACCCTCGCCGACGGGCAGACCTTCTACAAGGACCTCAAGTCCCGCCTCGCCAAGTACGGCCGTACCGAGGACCAGCTGCTCGTCCTGCCCGGCATCGCCCCCGTCATCGGTTCCACCGAGGCCGAGGCCAGGGCCCTGGAACAGGAGCTCACCGAGCTCCAGATTCCGGAGTACGGCCTCGCGCAGCTCTCCAACATGCTGGGCGTGGACCTCAGCGGGCTGCCGCTCGACGGCGGGCTGCCCGACCTGCCCGAGGAGCGGGACATCAACGGCAACAAGAGCCGCTTCACGCTCGTCGCCGAGCTCGCCCGCCGCGAGGGCCTCACCCTGCGCGAGCTGATCGCCCGCCTCGGCGCGGGCCGCGGCCACCGCGTCTTCGCGGGGACGCCCGAGCAGATCGCCGACCAGCTGGAGGAGTGGTTCACCCAGGGGGCCGCCGACGGCTTCAACATCATGGCTCCCGTACTCCCCACCGGGCTGACCGACTTCGTCGACCAGGTCGTGCCGATCCTCCAGAGCCGCGGACTCTTCCGCACCGAGTACACCGGCCGGACCCTGCGCGAGAACTACGGCCTGGCCCGCCCCGCCAACCGCTACGCCACCGCCGGGGCGACCCCGTGA